A genome region from Nitrospirota bacterium includes the following:
- a CDS encoding type II toxin-antitoxin system RelE/ParE family toxin, translating into MYKVTILPDAEKSFKKLDKPVQLRIAEKIDWLANNVDKIIHHPLTSLPDELRGLCRMRAGDYRILYWVYNEEKHIKIYEIEHRSKDYRSIKMAPQKRK; encoded by the coding sequence ATGTATAAAGTAACCATCCTGCCTGATGCTGAAAAATCTTTTAAGAAGCTTGATAAACCTGTTCAACTGAGAATTGCTGAAAAGATTGACTGGCTTGCAAACAATGTAGACAAGATCATACATCACCCCCTCACTTCTTTGCCTGATGAGCTGAGGGGTCTATGCAGAATGAGGGCAGGAGATTATCGCATTTTGTACTGGGTTTATAATGAAGAAAAACATATCAAGATTTATGAGATCGAACACAGGAGTAAAGATTATCGTTCTATAAAGATGGCTCCACAAAAGAGGAAGTGA